The nucleotide window acacGTTCTGTCTTTGTGCTTGCTAAATTTtgctgtgtaaatagcaaatccgtcatggcacgagcgcaactggctcttaaatgtaatggaagatgagactctgattggtttattgcacgttacgcccaaataacacccattactcattaagagaatagggacaacccgtttagaccatgtgccTGGGCGTGCCAAccatttttccgtcgttaaaatagcaaaagtggatttggacatgccctgagtgtaCCTGTGCCATGCGCTTTAAACTTTGCGTTTAAACCCACTGCTTTTAGGTCAAATAAAGGTTTGAGCATAATATAATGGTAAGTAAAAAAAAGGGACataacatacagccaagtatggtgacccatactcagaaattgtgctctgcatttaacccatccaaagtgcaaacacagagcagtgaacacacacacacacacactgtgaacacacacacagagcagtgggcagccattaatgctgcagcacccagggagcagttgggggttcagtgtcttgctcaagggcacctcagttgtggtattgtcggcccaagactcgaacccacaaccctagggttaggagtcaaactctctaaccactaggccacataAGTACCTGTAAGTGTATTGTATGTACCTATAAATGTATGGtgcgtaaatgatgacagaacataATTATTCAGAATATAAAGGGATGATTGAcacaaaaatatatcacaatCAATCTAATTAATAAGTGATGAATGAGGTTGATTGTATAAGGTTCTTACTGTCGACCAGTAGCTGGAGCCGATCGGCCGGTAACGCAGTGAGAAGGTTAAGGGAAAAGCGGGCATGATTTCAACCGTCCAGGATGAAGGATAACTCCACTGGACCAGTAACTGAGTGGGCTGACCTTCCACCTGAAGAACTTGGACGTCCTCGGGAGGATCTGGCTTCACTgaaaacacacattcacagacaTGCATTCTTATTACATGAACAGAACAAAAGATTCAAACGCTACTCTAAAAGAGCTGAGGAAAGCTTTAAAGAAAGCCTTTTAAAAGTCAAGAATACTTGTTGAGGTGTGGGGTTGGACATGTgtgaatacatttcaaaatgatcttataatataaatcaaaatacGTCAAAGgattcaatgcatttgctaagaGTATAAAGGCAAACTCACAGAGTTCATGAATGTCTATCTGGACGATGGTGGAGTTGGATCCCAGAGGGTTGATTTCGGTGATGTTCACCAGGAACTTTGAGGTCCATAACGGTGGGTTAGTAATTATACACTCATTCAACCCAATGTGCTTCTGCTCGCAGTCGTCCACCTGCCTGCCTTTATTAACACTACAGAAAACAGCAGAACAGTGAAGGAAGGAAGGacattaacaaacaaataaataaatattagtagtagtggtagtagtattCAGGAATGGAGATGAGAGTGCACCTGTAGGAGGTCCTGTATGACGTGGGCAGGTGTGTTGTCTTAGTTTGTACCCAGGAGCAGTAGATGTTCATATGACTCGGCATACGACAAGAAATTCGGACAAAATGAGGCGGATCTAAAAGAAGAAGACGACACAAAATGTCTCAAGAGATAACTTCAGACATAAATACACTTTATCTGTGAACACCCAAGCAGACAGAGTGCACAAGACAGCTGTTTAACTCAAGCGCTGCCTTCAAGAACATGTGGGAATGTGATACACTAGACTAAACTCTCATACACACTAGAAGCAGCAATCTCAACCCTTCCTATCAGGAAACTGTGGAGCTGTGATGCAGCGACTTCCTGTCAGAGGAAGTGCCCTGAGTTAAACAGAAAGGGCGTACAACTGCACACTTTCTAAATCTCCCAGGGCACAAAGGCCTTCCTTTTTACTAGAACATTTCCAGCAGCATTTCAGAGGAACTATGAGACATGTACAATTACAGATTACTATATTTCTGTTGTCAATGTCAATACCACTGTCCATGAGTCTACTAGCGTCTTTAAAACTAAATGATTTAAACGATACTTTAATGTACAAATGTAATTTGACATTAAACACTGTTCTATAGAAGCACCTTTTTAGCAACTTCTTGCATGTATGATCTGAGATTACAATTCCAATGAGTCACGAGCATGATTCAAAGTTTATCAGATCCATTATGTGTATGTTGCTACAACACTTTCGTTGGTTTAAGCCAGCAATGTTCTTAAAATGCCATTTTCAATCAGAAGCAATGGAACAGAGTCGTGGTAGATGCCATGTTAAATTCAAAGttaatgaaaacaaggctgtgagggataaACATATAGTCTGTTCAATTTGTTGCACGGAAGGAATGTCCTGCTTTGATACAACTTAAGGTCAGTCAAGAAAACTTGTACGAAAAATATTGACTGACAGAAAAAGCATATAGGTTTGCACTTCAAtaaaaaagtatacataaaaaaataaaataaaagcattagcGTAGGTATATAAGCATTAttaaaagtagaaataaaaacatgaacaaaaaacaaataatattttaaattaaagcaataatttaaaacattaaatcgtaatataaataaaagcatacataaataaaacaaaatactaataacaatacaaacttaattaaaaacgtaaaaataaataaaagcatacattcaagcataaataaataaatgcaagcaTAAACAAAAGCATACTTTAAtgagagaataaaaaaataaataaataaaagcatacttaaaaactttaattaaaataaaccaaaatcaCGAAAGAAAGAAGGGTATTTTGGTATTAGTATTGGATGCCAAGGCACAAGGTACAATACATCTATCCATTGGGGCCtagttttcattaacattaaattaaataaggcATCTACCCTAAGCCAATTCCTTAAACCCTTATTCCCAATTATTTCATCAAATGAATCACATTGTGAGTCAAAACATGAAACAAAGGACTTTTGTATCGTTGAAGCTGACTTACAGCCCAGGCGTAGTTTGATGGAGTGCAGTAAAGTTCCTCGTTCATCATGGCAGCTGTAGTTGCCTTCCATCGAGTGTGTGGTGTTCAGTAGCGTAAGCGAGCCCTGGTGTATCTGCCACAGCGGTACTGAGCTCCCATTGAACCGCCATTCCACTGGAGACCTGTCGAACCCATCCAAAACTCAAGAGTCAACAACAACCTTCACCTGCTTTCCCCGCAAACCTGCTCTAATCAAAGACAGGTCCACAAAATAACCGCTATCAATGTCAACTGGACCTGCATATTTTGTTACTCATTCGTGGGTTGTGCAAATCTTGTTTTTGGCACTGGGATTCTCTTGGACAGTGTCTTTATTGGCaggaaatacacatttatatgagACTGGGGAATCAAGCCCCTCTACAGTAAATAGACTCGATGTGTCCAAACCCTATAAGGACTGGCCCGTGCCCCTGCAGAGGGTGGTTAAGCACACTATTATCGCTCCTTACAGGAAAGCTTAGCTCTGGAGTCTAATGGAGCTTAATATAGACAGGAGAACGTACCCGCCGTGAGCACCTCCGCATGTGAGCGTGACCCTGGAGCCCAGTCCACCGAACTGGACGTCTGAAACTGAAAGCAGGAGACATGAGAGCTGTGCTATTCCAGAAGTGACAAGAGACATTTCATCAAGTGATACGTTATCAAGAAGCCAACGCTGTTGAGATGTCAGGGGAGCACTGGACATTTATACAAAACCCCTTTtcacatgtacatttttttttttttttttgctgttttgcaTGTTATAAGAATATTGTTGTAGTctgagaaaaataattattttattaagtaattaTACAGTTTGGATATGCATATACCACAAAGATTGCCATGCATGGGATGAAATTAGACTCAAAATGATTAATATATGTACTACAATCAATTTCATACATGTATCTTACGAACCACAAACACATGCCTTTCAATTTGATTCAGGATTAAATGATTGTGCAGCGATTTGTAGCCTACATGTTTGcgaataaaaatgttctgttctgcattaatatgtcataaattgcTCATGCAAAAAGCAATCCATGCATATGTGGATCGGGTGACGGGTACATCTAGTTCGAGTCAATCTTTGTCGGTTCATTTGGATTT belongs to Carassius gibelio isolate Cgi1373 ecotype wild population from Czech Republic chromosome B10, carGib1.2-hapl.c, whole genome shotgun sequence and includes:
- the il11ra gene encoding interleukin-11 receptor subunit alpha; its protein translation is MPGLVSCLGDLIVTGIIILFSDHVQSEIWTNEVSDVQFGGLGSRVTLTCGGAHGGSPVEWRFNGSSVPLWQIHQGSLTLLNTTHSMEGNYSCHDERGTLLHSIKLRLGYPPHFVRISCRMPSHMNIYCSWVQTKTTHLPTSYRTSYSVNKGRQVDDCEQKHIGLNECIITNPPLWTSKFLVNITEINPLGSNSTIVQIDIHELLKPDPPEDVQVLQVEGQPTQLLVQWSYPSSWTVEIMPAFPLTFSLRYRPIGSSYWSTLETEDNTSLKIMDALVGHLHQIQIRAQDALINHSQWSEWSHVVEVRPWIEPWEEPTEELMDFSFPFFNLSFPVRTTDKSPDSSLHQNGSLGLLILLGLFAAFMVAVLLTIIALLRVRQRKQDNVKKEELASMVKMKSIPV